One genomic window of Elaeis guineensis isolate ETL-2024a chromosome 2, EG11, whole genome shotgun sequence includes the following:
- the LOC140855703 gene encoding thioredoxin H2-1-like: MGLLFSSPAAAASDDGVSHVLAIHSKDAWSDQWQSHKDSSKLMVIDFSASWCGPCRFIEPVFKSMAAKYTDVVFLKIDVDELSEVAQQWRVQAMPTFVLVKGGDEVGRVVGADQNELNKKIEQLRA, translated from the exons atggggcttctcttctcctcccccgccgccgccgcctccgACGACGGCGTCTCCCACGTCCTGGCTATCCACTCCAAGGACGCCTGGAGCGATCAGTGGCAGTCTCACAAAGACTCCTCCAAGCTG ATGGTGATCGATTTCTCGGCATCGTGGTGCGGACCGTGCCGCTTCATCGAGCCGGTCTTCAAGTCTATGGCCGCTAAGTACACCGACGTGGTCTTCCTCAAGATCGACGTCGACGAGCTCTCG gagGTGGCGCAGCAGTGGAGGGTGCAGGCAATGCCTACGTTCGTGCTGGTGAAGGGAGGGGACGAGGTGGGCAGGGTGGTGGGCGCAGATCAGAACGAGCTCAACAAGAAAATCGAGCAGCTGAGGGCTTGA